Proteins co-encoded in one Bremerella cremea genomic window:
- the aroH gene encoding chorismate mutase — MICRGVRGATTVTHNHRDEILEATRQLMALIIRSNGIDSKDVASVIFTVTSDLNAEFPALAARQLGWMDVPLICTHEISVPGSLPMCVRILMHWNTDKAQDAIHHVYVRDAVRLRPDLCPVPEIDWKELEQWIEQQMAGMK; from the coding sequence ATGATCTGTCGAGGCGTTCGCGGGGCCACTACGGTTACCCATAACCATCGGGACGAGATCCTGGAAGCGACACGACAGCTCATGGCTTTGATCATTCGCAGCAATGGAATCGATTCAAAAGATGTTGCCAGCGTTATCTTTACGGTCACAAGCGACCTGAATGCCGAGTTCCCGGCGTTGGCGGCTCGGCAGTTAGGGTGGATGGACGTACCGCTGATTTGCACCCACGAAATCAGTGTGCCAGGCTCGCTGCCGATGTGCGTCCGCATTCTGATGCACTGGAATACCGACAAAGCTCAAGACGCGATTCATCACGTTTACGTGCGCGATGCAGTCCGGTTGCGGCCAGACTTGTGCCCTGTGCCAGAGATCGATTGGAAAGAGCTAGAGCAGTGGATCGAACAGCAGATGGCCGGGATGAAATAG
- a CDS encoding 5-formyltetrahydrofolate cyclo-ligase — protein sequence MNSPPPIPHPKQALRQELLAARRSLPERTDRSQKICNRFREAFPLTSSSRSLVYVSIREEVETISLLTNTLQAVGEVVVPYCLPDYQLGLFPLKQISELKKGAYGILEPDPELRAERYVDPQSLDLAVVPGVGFDPLGNRLGYGKGYFDRLLGRLRPECLRVALAFECQLVPTIQPQPHDIPMHYIVTEQQTLACQPS from the coding sequence TTGAACTCCCCACCGCCAATTCCCCACCCCAAACAGGCCTTACGGCAAGAGCTTCTCGCTGCCCGGCGGTCGCTGCCTGAGCGTACCGACCGGAGTCAGAAGATTTGCAACCGGTTTCGCGAGGCTTTCCCCCTTACAAGCAGTAGTCGCAGCCTCGTTTATGTCAGCATTCGAGAGGAAGTCGAGACAATCTCGCTTCTGACAAACACGCTTCAGGCTGTCGGTGAAGTGGTGGTTCCATACTGTTTGCCAGATTATCAATTGGGGCTCTTTCCCCTCAAGCAAATCAGCGAACTGAAAAAAGGAGCCTATGGCATCCTCGAACCTGACCCAGAATTGCGAGCGGAGCGGTATGTTGATCCTCAATCGCTCGACTTGGCGGTTGTCCCTGGCGTTGGGTTCGATCCGTTGGGAAACCGCTTAGGCTACGGCAAAGGTTATTTCGACCGTCTTTTGGGCCGCTTAAGACCAGAATGCCTTAGAGTTGCCCTCGCGTTCGAGTGCCAGTTAGTCCCCACGATTCAGCCCCAACCGCATGACATACCGATGCATTACATCGTTACCGAGCAGCAAACGCTGGCGTGTCAGCCCTCGTAA
- a CDS encoding PVC-type heme-binding CxxCH protein yields MKTKKLVIHFCLILGAIAATCSWLPAQVPEPEVPQLAPASDEGEKAIAGFKVPEGFDMTLFAAEPMMANPVVFCLDDFGRVYIAETYRQGQGVEDNRSHNYWLLDDLAAQTVEDRRAYILKHHPEAAQKYTQHDDRIRLLVDADGDGKADQATVFSAGYNDIVQGTGAGVLALNGDVYYTNIPHVWKLRDTDGDGVADEKEALSEGYGVRFAFRGHDLHGLTLGPDGKIYFSIGDRGYNIQSDGATLKDPGSGAVFRCNPDGSNLEVFCTGLRNPQELAFDDYGNLFTCDNNSDSGDQARWHYLVKGGHTGWNMAYQYLSDRGPWNREKLWHPYHEGQAAYIVPPIINISDGPSGLVYYPGTGFGKEFAGTFFLCDFRGAPGKSGIRTFRMKPNGATFELIDDQQFVWKMLCTDVDFGPDGAMYISDWVDGWTGLNKGRLYRLTKANPDDAQLIAEVKELLPSDFSQKSDDELVKLLQHVDRRVRIKAQFALAAANKLKVLEGVAQDASMPQLARIHAIWGIGQIADGQAKIAQRVETAGLLSTVLVNDEDPGIRAQVGRVLGELRVIYGLPKLLEDDNPRVLYFAMLGLGNAGPHGDPNQVIDRVAAILAKNADQDPVLRHAGIMALAGMRNIQSLSDLANHPSPSVRIAAVVALRRLESPSVVRFLSDGNELVVLEAARAIHDLPMENALGQLARLSDAGWKNDALLRRVLNANFRLGEAENAEALARFATRSDMPEAMRLEALEMLANWKEPGELDRVLNFYRPLDKRDEAVAKTALAQSLSKLLTTDEMVRNRAAKLAAEMGIKEVAPVLIGLAGDAKQPSQTRADALVALANVAPDQVLPLVKEALQSETPLLRATARDQLAKLTPAEAAQALAAGVEADSTIERQHALATLASLKPEGAQAIVGKAMEKLLAGELAEDSQLDTIEAATAFKDSPEIASLLEKYRLSLDPADPLAEYRVALQGGDFERGKKVFFEKTEVSCVRCHRAMGTGGRVGPELDALSETKSREYLMEAVVLPNAKIAEGFESILVLTVDGQTYSGVIKEETDDAISLVDADGKLITIPQDDIEGRKSAKSPMPDDIFKHLSKSELRDLVEFLSNLKADPQAAGHE; encoded by the coding sequence TTGAAGACCAAGAAACTCGTGATTCATTTCTGCCTGATTTTAGGAGCGATTGCTGCGACTTGTTCGTGGTTGCCAGCCCAAGTTCCCGAGCCGGAAGTCCCCCAGTTAGCGCCTGCTTCCGATGAAGGAGAAAAGGCGATTGCCGGGTTTAAAGTGCCTGAAGGCTTCGACATGACGTTGTTCGCTGCCGAACCAATGATGGCCAATCCGGTTGTATTTTGCTTGGATGATTTCGGACGCGTTTACATCGCCGAGACCTACCGCCAAGGACAAGGTGTCGAGGATAACCGCAGCCACAACTATTGGTTGCTCGACGATCTCGCCGCACAAACGGTGGAAGATCGTCGCGCTTATATTCTGAAGCATCATCCCGAAGCGGCTCAGAAGTATACCCAACACGACGACCGAATTCGTCTTTTGGTCGATGCCGACGGCGACGGCAAGGCCGATCAAGCCACCGTCTTTTCCGCAGGCTACAACGATATCGTCCAAGGTACCGGGGCGGGCGTCTTGGCGCTCAATGGAGACGTCTACTACACCAACATTCCGCACGTCTGGAAACTGCGCGACACCGATGGCGATGGAGTCGCTGACGAGAAAGAGGCCCTCAGCGAAGGGTACGGCGTCCGTTTCGCTTTTCGCGGGCACGATTTGCACGGGCTAACGTTGGGCCCGGATGGGAAGATCTACTTCAGCATTGGCGACCGAGGCTACAACATTCAGTCCGATGGCGCAACGCTGAAAGATCCTGGTTCCGGGGCCGTGTTTCGCTGTAATCCGGATGGCTCGAATCTAGAGGTCTTCTGTACCGGTTTACGAAACCCGCAAGAGTTGGCCTTCGACGACTATGGCAATTTATTCACGTGCGATAACAACTCTGATAGTGGCGATCAGGCCCGCTGGCACTACCTGGTCAAGGGAGGTCATACCGGCTGGAACATGGCCTATCAGTATTTAAGCGATCGTGGGCCTTGGAATCGCGAGAAGCTGTGGCATCCCTATCACGAAGGCCAAGCAGCCTACATCGTTCCGCCGATCATCAACATCTCGGACGGGCCGAGCGGTTTGGTTTATTATCCGGGGACTGGGTTTGGTAAGGAGTTTGCCGGAACGTTCTTCCTCTGCGATTTTCGTGGGGCGCCAGGCAAAAGTGGGATTCGGACGTTTCGGATGAAGCCCAACGGGGCGACGTTCGAGTTGATTGACGATCAGCAATTCGTTTGGAAGATGCTGTGTACCGATGTCGACTTCGGGCCAGACGGGGCGATGTATATTAGCGACTGGGTCGACGGCTGGACCGGGCTGAACAAGGGACGTCTCTATCGGCTGACCAAAGCGAACCCCGACGATGCCCAATTGATTGCCGAAGTCAAAGAACTGCTGCCCAGTGACTTCTCGCAGAAGTCCGACGACGAACTGGTAAAGCTGCTGCAACATGTCGATCGTCGCGTTCGGATCAAAGCTCAATTCGCCCTGGCGGCAGCCAACAAGTTGAAGGTCTTGGAAGGGGTCGCTCAAGATGCCAGCATGCCTCAGTTGGCTCGTATTCATGCCATTTGGGGAATCGGGCAGATCGCCGACGGTCAGGCGAAAATTGCTCAGCGGGTTGAAACCGCAGGGCTGCTGTCGACGGTGTTGGTGAACGATGAAGATCCTGGAATCCGGGCTCAAGTAGGCCGCGTTCTGGGCGAATTACGCGTGATTTATGGGCTGCCAAAATTGCTAGAAGACGACAACCCGCGCGTCCTTTACTTTGCCATGCTGGGGCTGGGCAACGCAGGCCCACACGGCGATCCGAACCAAGTGATTGATCGTGTGGCGGCCATTCTCGCCAAGAATGCCGACCAAGATCCCGTTCTGCGGCATGCTGGCATCATGGCTTTGGCCGGGATGCGAAATATTCAATCACTTTCCGACTTAGCAAATCACCCTTCCCCCAGCGTTCGGATTGCGGCGGTGGTGGCCCTGCGTCGTTTGGAAAGCCCATCGGTCGTGCGATTTCTTTCCGATGGAAATGAACTGGTCGTGCTGGAAGCCGCGCGTGCGATTCACGACTTGCCAATGGAAAATGCTCTCGGACAACTTGCTCGTTTGAGTGATGCCGGTTGGAAGAACGATGCCCTTTTGCGACGTGTTTTGAATGCGAACTTCCGTTTAGGAGAGGCTGAAAACGCGGAAGCACTGGCTCGCTTTGCGACACGTAGCGACATGCCGGAAGCGATGCGTTTGGAAGCATTGGAAATGTTGGCTAATTGGAAAGAGCCAGGGGAACTTGATCGCGTGCTCAACTTCTATCGTCCGCTCGATAAACGAGACGAAGCGGTGGCTAAAACGGCGTTGGCACAATCGTTATCGAAGTTGCTGACGACGGACGAAATGGTCCGCAATCGGGCAGCCAAGTTGGCGGCTGAGATGGGGATTAAGGAAGTCGCCCCGGTGCTGATCGGTTTGGCGGGCGATGCCAAGCAGCCTTCGCAAACGCGGGCCGACGCACTCGTGGCTTTGGCGAACGTCGCCCCAGATCAAGTGCTGCCGCTTGTGAAAGAGGCTTTACAGTCCGAGACACCGCTGCTGCGTGCGACTGCCCGCGATCAACTGGCCAAGCTGACGCCAGCGGAAGCAGCCCAGGCACTCGCGGCTGGTGTTGAGGCTGATTCGACCATCGAACGTCAACACGCGTTGGCGACCTTGGCAAGCTTGAAGCCGGAAGGGGCCCAGGCAATCGTGGGCAAAGCAATGGAGAAACTGCTCGCTGGCGAACTGGCTGAAGATTCTCAGCTAGACACGATCGAAGCAGCTACGGCGTTCAAGGATTCGCCTGAGATTGCTTCGTTGCTGGAAAAGTATCGCCTTTCACTCGATCCGGCTGATCCTCTGGCCGAATATCGTGTGGCGTTACAAGGAGGTGATTTCGAGCGTGGTAAGAAGGTCTTCTTTGAGAAGACCGAGGTTTCGTGCGTGCGTTGTCATCGGGCGATGGGAACCGGTGGCCGCGTCGGTCCAGAGTTAGACGCGCTAAGTGAAACAAAGTCGCGTGAATACCTGATGGAGGCCGTGGTGTTGCCGAATGCCAAGATTGCTGAAGGGTTTGAGTCGATCTTGGTGCTTACCGTAGATGGTCAGACTTATTCTGGCGTGATCAAAGAGGAAACCGACGATGCGATTAGCCTGGTCGACGCTGATGGCAAGCTAATCACCATACCGCAAGACGATATCGAAGGACGCAAGAGTGCCAAGAGCCCGATGCCGGACGATATCTTCAAGCATCTCAGCAAGTCGGAACTGCGCGACTTGGTCGAGTTTCTCTCGAACTTGAAAGCCGATCCGCAAGCGGCCGGGCACGAGTAA